The genome window ACGAAGCCGACCGGGCAGCCGACGATCGCGGCCGGGCGCGGCACCGCTGGGTCTTCGAGCATATTGAGAAGATGAAACAGCGCCGTCGGGGCGTTGCCGATCGCCACCACCGAGCCGGCAAGACGGTCGCGCCAGAGTTCGAGCGCGGCGGCCGAACGCGTGGTGCCGAGCGAGGCGGCGAGCTCCGGTACGCGCGGGTCATGCAGCGTGCAGACGATATCGTTGTCGGCCGGCAGGCGGGCGCGGGTGATGCCTTCGGCGACCATGCGCGCGTCGCACAGGATCGGCGCGCCGGCCTCGAGCGCCGCTATCGCAGCCAATGCCATGCCGTCTGAAAACCGAACATGGTTTTCCAGGCCGACCATGCCGGCGGCATGGATCATGCGCACGACCACGCGTTCTTCTTCCGCCGAAAAACGGGCAAGCTCGGCTTCCGCGCGGATGGTGGCAAAGGACTGCGCGTAGATCGCCGCGCCGTCCGTTTCGTAGCTGTGGGGCATCACTGAAGTCCGAAGAGGCCTGCCGGGTCGGCCAAGAGGGTTACAGGGTCGAGACCGGTGGCGACAGGCACGTCGCTTGCCGTTCCGTCGCGGACGAGTGCGAAGCCGTCGTCGGTCGCGACAAGGGTATACGCGCATGGCGACGGGTGTGAACATCCCTTTGTGCAGGCGCTGACATGGAGCCGCGCCCCCTTGGGCAACTGCGGCGCCAGCGCGCGGGCGAGATCGCGGGTCGGCGCCAGCGCCTGCGGACAACCCGGCGCGCCGGTGCAGGCATGGACGTTGAGCAGCGGCTCGGCGGGATCGGCAATGAGCCCGTCGACGGCCGGCACCTCGGCGAGACCTTCGGCCAGCACCATACGCCACGGCGTGATGCGGAAGGCCGGCGCGCAGCGGGAAAGCGCGGCAATCGTCGCGGCGGTCGCCTGGCCGAATTCGAAGCCGGCGAGAAAGCCTGCTCCGGTCAGCCCGGGAATTGCGTCGGGCGCGGCCGGAGCTGGCGCGAGAGTTGGCGCGAACTCCGCCGGCAACTCCGCGCCGCTTGCCAGGTGTCGGGCCATGCGGCCACGACCTTGAGGCGCACCACCGGAGGACAAGAACCATTCGGCGAGCGCGACGGCCTTGTCCGCCGCTTCTTCGGGCGTCACCGGCGTGCCGCGCTCCATGCCGTCGGCTCTGAGCACCAGCGTGCCGTCGGCGGCGCGCTCAAGCCGGATATCGGAGGAGGCCTCGGACAGCACTGGCTGCGGACCGGTGTCGACGGCAAAGCCGAACTTGCCGGGTAGTGCAGGCCCGCTGGCAAGTCTTGCTGCGAGCGCGTCGGCGATCTCGACCGTGCCGTCGCCGGCCTGCCAGAACGGGGTGACGAGGATGTTGCGGGTGGTTTCCTCGGCAATCGACCCATCGATCAGCCCGAGTGCGCCGAGCGCCTCGATCAGCGGCGCGTGGCTGTCGGCGGTGACGCCGCGCATCTGGATATTGGCGCGAGCGGAGAAGTCGATGAGCCCGTTGCCGTGGGTTTCGGACAGGGCGGCGATGGCGGCCATCTGCTCCGCCGCGACGCGTCCCGAATGCGGGCGGATGCGCACGACATAGCCGTCGCCGGACAGCATCGGTTTCAGGGCGCCCGGGCACCATCCCTGGATAATCGGGCCCTGGATAATCGGGCCCTGGATAATCGGGACCACTGTTGACTGCTGGCTCATTGTTCTTCGCCTAGTTCAGCAATGATCGAGTTGCGCCGAGTCATCCAGAGACCGCTGTCGCGAAGCGCGCGGAACCGGTCGCGCATGGCGGCAAGGGCTTCCGGGTTTTCCCGCTCCATGAAGTCGACGAGATCGCCGCGGCCGAGCGTCGCCTCGAAATATGCGTCGAACAGATGGCCGCCGACGTCGCGGGTGGCGTTGGCAAAGGCCGCCATATGATCAAGTGTCGCGGCGATTTCCGCCGCCCCGCGGAAGCCGTGGCGCATCATGCCGTTCGCCCAGTTCGGGTTGGTGGCGCGCGCCCTCACGACGCGGCCGATCTCTTCGCCGAGCGTGCGCGCGCGCGGATCGTCGGGTCGGGTCGCATCGAGGTGGTAGAGCGCCGGGGCGTCACGGCCGAGCGCTGCGCGGGCGGCGGCAAATCCGCCTTCGTGGGCGGCATAGTCGGACGCAAGAAGCAGGTCGGTCTCGACCAGATCCTGAACATGGATGAAACCGTCGGCATCGACCACACGCGCTTCGAGGCCGGCGCGGTCGGCGCGGGCCTCGCCGGCTGCGTTGAAGGTCCATTGCGAGCCGTTCAGCCAGGCTTCGCCGGCGGCGGCGCGCCCGGCATCGGAATAGTCGTCGAGGGCGGCGCCCATGGCGAGCCCGAACAGGCCGGGACGCGGGCCGAAGACGCGCGGCACGGCGCGGCCGCGATAGGGGTTGTCGGCCTCGCTTTCATCGCGCCCGGCAAGGGCAGCGGCGGCCTGATCGAACATTTGCGACAGGCCGGGGAAGACATCGCGGAACAGGCCGGAGATGCGTAGCGTCAGATCGATGCGGGCGCGTCCGAGCAGGGCAAGCGGGATGATCTCGAAGCCCGACACCCGTTCCGAGCCGCTGTCCCAGACCGGTTTGACGCCGGCAAGATGCAGCGCCATGGCGAATTCCTCACCGGCCGTGCGCATCGTCGCCGAGCCCCACAGATCGATCACCATGCCGCGCGGATAGTCGCCGTGATCCTGCAGGTGCCGGCGTACGACTTCCTCGGCGAGCTTGACCCCTTGCGTGTAAGCCGCGCGGGTCGGCACCGAGCGCGGGTCGGTGGTGAAGAGATTGCGCCCGGTCGGCATGACGTCGGTGCGGCCGCGGAACGGCGATCCCGAAGGGCCGGCATCGACGCGGCGGCCGGCAAGCGCGGCAAGCAAGCCATCGCGTTCACCCGCGCCGCACTGGCCGGTCGCGAAGATGTGCAGGCCGTCGCCGTACTGGCTTTCCTTGATGTCGCAGACGAAGCGGTCGATGCGGGTGATCGCCTCCGCCGCGCTGGCCGCTTCGTCGAGCCCGATATCGGCCTCGACGCCGGCTGAACGTGCCTCGTCGCGGATCGAGGCGATGAGCCGCTTGCGGCGTTTCGGATCGAGCCCGTCGGCGGTCGAATACTCATCAAGCAGATGTTCGAGGCGCACCAGCCGCTCGGGCACGCTGGAGGCCGCCATCGGCGGCGGCAGATGGCCGAGCGTGACGGCGCCGATGCGGCGCTTCGCCTGTGCGGCCTCGCCCGGATCGTTGACGATGAAGGGATAGACGACCGGGGTCGATCCGATC of Hyphomicrobiales bacterium contains these proteins:
- a CDS encoding precorrin-8X methylmutase, whose translation is MPHSYETDGAAIYAQSFATIRAEAELARFSAEEERVVVRMIHAAGMVGLENHVRFSDGMALAAIAALEAGAPILCDARMVAEGITRARLPADNDIVCTLHDPRVPELAASLGTTRSAAALELWRDRLAGSVVAIGNAPTALFHLLNMLEDPAVPRPAAIVGCPVGFVGAAESKAALMADLPAPALIVEGRLGGSAVTVAAINALASPKE
- the cobG gene encoding precorrin-3B synthase, producing MSQQSTVVPIIQGPIIQGPIIQGWCPGALKPMLSGDGYVVRIRPHSGRVAAEQMAAIAALSETHGNGLIDFSARANIQMRGVTADSHAPLIEALGALGLIDGSIAEETTRNILVTPFWQAGDGTVEIADALAARLASGPALPGKFGFAVDTGPQPVLSEASSDIRLERAADGTLVLRADGMERGTPVTPEEAADKAVALAEWFLSSGGAPQGRGRMARHLASGAELPAEFAPTLAPAPAAPDAIPGLTGAGFLAGFEFGQATAATIAALSRCAPAFRITPWRMVLAEGLAEVPAVDGLIADPAEPLLNVHACTGAPGCPQALAPTRDLARALAPQLPKGARLHVSACTKGCSHPSPCAYTLVATDDGFALVRDGTASDVPVATGLDPVTLLADPAGLFGLQ